In Pleuronectes platessa chromosome 8, fPlePla1.1, whole genome shotgun sequence, the genomic stretch TtactttgtttcctttttcctgCAGGGACGTCACTATTTCCCCCTCGTCTCTTTATCCCCCTcttccttccttttcttctACTGTTTATGCAGAGCTGCGTctccctgtttttcttcttctgattcTTTGTTTTCCGTCTGTATTCCTGTCACTCCCTCGACTCTTTTCTATCTCCGCCGCCTCTCCATGTTTTTGGGTCACAATTGTCCCTTGGATGTCTAAAAATAACGTttcccccccatcacccccacCAGCCCTCTGACACACTGACCCCTGCAGATAGTCCACCGGGTCGAGCTTATATAACGCCGTTGTGTTGAGGGAGTGCCACTTCTCAGAGGCAGGTGAGGAATGAGGCCCCTGGATGCATGAGTACAAAGCTTATGAGCACAGGGAATTGACTCATACTCATTTGCACTAGGAAGCCCAGAATGTGATAGAACAACCTCTGTTAATGATGCTTTAGATGCTAAACGTGATGAAATCTCTGCTCATGAGCTCAAAACATCTGTGGAACATCATTTCGAGCAAGCAAGAAAAACCAAAGTGCGGTAAAAGAGACCAGCAGTGCGTCatatttcatcatttcataTTTAAGCTAAAAAATCACACCAAGACAACTCATTTAAAGGTCAAGAGGTCTTCTCTTTTTATTGAAATAGTGACAGCTGGAGACAGAAAACATCAAGAGTCCCTGCAATGATCTGCGTGAGTTCAGAGTACAATTTCACATTTTTTggagaagcagagacaaagagtcgatcagagaaaagagaggaagaaggagagataAGTGCTAAGAAGGGGCTTGATTACCAGCAAGACACTGGCTGCATTTCGTCTGTTTGTAgagtggagaagaagaagaaggtgttgGTTTAACCCTGCAAGAACTGGCTGTGCAAGTTTGTGAAAATTGGGAGGTTTGCACTGAAGCTCAAACAACAGTGGGTGACCACGATGCTCAGAGTTGATTTACAGAACTCAAACAAGTCCCATCAGTGTTTTTTCTCCTGATATCTCCTGATAGAAATCAAATTATCAATCAGCCTATAACAAATGTCTTCAGCAGGGGGATTTTTGTCCTATTATGTCCAGTCTTGGTTTCTTGGAAtcagttatttttgtgtgtgtttaaatgtccgGCGGGTTCATGAGGTAGAATGAGATGCAGTTTGTGGGTATTAAAGTGGACAAATCAGTCTTGGCTGGGCTCAGTCTGTCCTTGCTTGTTTGTCTGGTGTCACTGTGCACCATCGGTCTGGGTTCAGTTAATTTCGTTTCTTTCTCACGCTCAGCAGTGCTGGCTGGCTGCCGGCTGGGCTGCTCCGAACACCTCCTGCGAGGCGTAGGTGATGTAGAGGAAGCCGTCTGTGTCGCTGTGGCGAGAGTAAACATCTCCCATGCTGGAGGACATAGAGGACATGCTCCTCTCTGCCACCAAGAGGAACAGGGCTTGTGTAGACTCCAAGTCAATCTTATTCCTGACAGGAGGAAGTGATGAAAAGTCAGGAAACAGCAGATTCACCAAGGACaaaaagggggagagagtgagaaagagacagaggtgaGCGAGCAATAAGTCTGACAGCCCgagagaagaaaaaggaggaagGGTTGAACTGAGGAGAAAAGAAGGTGAGAAAAAATCTGGTAGATGTATGACACAGTTTCACAGATCATTTACCTGAGCAGGCAGAGGAACTGACCCAAAGTGAGCTCAAAGGGAACCAGGAACTTTGTTTTGTCCAACAGGGGGAGACTCTTTTCACGGATGTAACGTTCAACAATTACCTGCACATAAAAACATGCCAGTGATCAGCCAGTGGTGCAAAAAAATTGCTAAACTAGGCGTAAAATGCATTTACTTTGTAAAATAACTGAATCAAAATAACTCACAGGTAACTTGTTGGGGAATTTAGAGCGAATGCTGCTCACTTCATCTTTTCTTGTTTCTAAACAGAGATTAGTacaaatttaaacacattttaaagataCATCCATGAACTGCACAGCCAAACTGCTGACGCAAGAACATTGAAGAACGATCTGAAAATGACTCACCAAGGCATCTCCTTTGCTTGAAGGGCATCATCTCCATGGATTTCTCAAAAGGagccattttttttctttgtttcttggGGCGGTTTGCAGAGACCAGTAGGGATGGAGGCTGGTGGCACTGGTTGGAGGCTTAGCCTGGGCTGACAGTGAAGTCCCCTCAGGTTGGAAGTCAGCAAACCCCACTGAGAAGCTGTGAGCGGTGAAGTTTTATAGGCCGCGGAGCTGGGAGGAGTCAAAATGTGACacccacaaacaaaaacaccacaCTGCCGCGGCTGAGGCCTGATGGGCAGCGCGAGGATGCAGGGGTgcatcagtgagtgtgtgtgtgtgtatgtgtatgtttcaGTTATTACTTATGTTGTTGTGTCACAACAGTCACATAATGGGAGCAAATCACCAGAAACGAAAACCATTACATTTTAcgatgaagacatgttttagaGTCAGGTTTAGGTtaaatgtaagtcaatgtaatgtcctctgaagttatGGAGAcacgactctgtgtgtgtgtgtgtgtgtgtgtgtgtgtgtgtgtgtgtgtgtgtgtgtgtttgtgtgtgtgtgttccctcctCACTGGTTCGGAACAGATTCACACGTACTGGTTATCCGCAGAGCATTCTCACATCTACTTGAGACAGTACAGCGCCACTTTcacgcacacacgtacacacacacacacacacacacacacacacacacacacacacacacacacacacacacacagagagaggagaacacAAGAGTAACAAGGGCAGTCCAGCATATGAAGAGCATAAACAACACATGACAGTGATGATCCACAGTAACCTAAGTCTTCAGACACGGCTGGTGGCTCCTTCGTGATAAGATTTGTTGCAAACATTAAGTTAaatcctgacctttgacctcaaagCCATGCtccaatcatcatcatccttatTACACCCCCCACATGTCTTTCAGGGGTAGTATCTCCAAACTGTAGCAGCAAATGGGACCTGAGTATCTGTCCATTTACTTCACTATAGCTGCTGGTTTTTCATATACAGTTGCTTTTACTTAAATGGTAAATAGACTATACTTATCTACTTTTATATTGTTGGGCCTTGTTCATCCGTTCATTCACATTAAATTTGGCTAATGATGAATCTGCTCAGTAGAACTCCAAACCATTAAACCTCTGCTGACTACTGATGTGGTGATTTTGGTTATATTTATCAAGTTAGTTATTTACCAGAGCTCCATATTGATAGTAATTCTTTATGAGACCGAGTGTGCCAAAGTGAATTGGCTTCTTTCCCTTCCTCTGAAGGTTGGTCCCCTCAGTTTAAAGTTATTatcatattaatattttattaatttctgATTAAATAACTGAAAACCCCTCTTGACTGTTACACCAACAATAttaaccactcaaagtgctttacattccATCTCACATTTAAACATTAAcgtacacattcatacagcattTCACACCACTCATACACTGTCAGTACAACTGTAAGGTAGACTATATCAGTATCTTGGCCGAGGACACTTTGGAATGCAAACTGAGGATATGGAGAAGGAACTACCAACTTTCTGGtcagtggacgacccactctaAACCATAGCCACTGAATCCCTATCAACCCatttattgcattttataagtgccACTAGGCTTTAGAAGAGCATGGAAAAGCACATGTGACAACGtgtggggaaataaaaaaactttaaaactgaaaacattaaaCTCAACTCTGGAATATCAAACCGCAGTAAGATGCAGTTGTACCTCCTCAAAGTtctgtatatataaatagtttcgtatatatataaataactcaaaaccctttttttttttttttttttttaatgatttcaatCATGGAAAACTCTAACACTAAGGCTTGAAACCTTACAAAAATgctttttagggcccgagcactgacaggcacttaCAGAGATTgagaccctattgaaattgcaaggattattattataatttttcaggcaaattaattggcttcttgagggctttaacatgctcttaccaaaatttgcagaaaataagaatgtggtgaaaatttacttttcatttattttctgttatttaatttttatatatttaatcatttgttttaatttaattaaaataaatgttttaatcctgcgcagaagtaaagtgcgcacttcctgcgcagaagcgGACTGCccaggattattttatttttttaattaattttattctttttttttatttttttatttttttttaatgggctTCCTGCGTAGAAGGccattgcgcaggaattgcgcccgaagcttattttttttattttcaatttaatttttctgtttttatatttaattaatttaatttacatagtgtaagatattttgcaattaataggagaaatcctgccaattgtaagagttcagtatattgccaatttgaagatgggaaagagtggggattgaatcCGGGTCCTTCATGTTGGACAACAAGCTCCCTAATGACTAGGCCAAACCACCTGCTGATTTCTGTGAGGAACTAAACATtataagaagatggacaaattatcgtgtgtgtgtgttcgtctccttctatgctgcttttgatacacacttcagagaaaatattttctacttttctacaaatatttgacagccttacttaaaagttacttttatatttttggattttagatactggatgatttaacatgctttaaaaacctactgacctgttagagaataacccagtagttgcCAACCTTGGCTACTAACGTCTTACAAGATTCACAGTGCTGGacacatttaattttaaattagattttaacCTTTCAAtgccatttttcatttcaaaattcGGTTTGATATTCATCACATACTTGTAAGACCAAAGAATGAATTTCATGCAGCTGCCTCAGCCTCTGGGTgatcctgctgctgtttttgctTCTTCGCTTTCACACTGCCATGGCTTCCTGGCACACTAACAACAGAGCCATATCTAATGTTATCAGTAACACATGCCTTTCCTGTCGAAGCTCACACTGTTGTTAAAATGACCAATTGGATGATTAGCAAGTCAAATAATCTTAATATGCGGAAAGAGTTTGCTCAGTAGTTTGTAGTTTAAAGTATGTCATATATAATTTGTAGTTTAtaatttatactttatactttatactttatactttatactttatacacTATGGTTTACGGTTTACGGTTTATGGTTTACAGTTTGTAATCtatagtttatattttatagTTAAAGCTTATAGTCAATAGTTTAGAGTTTAGAGTTTAGagtttgttatttgttgtttatagtttatagtttatagtttatagtTTGTAATATAtagtttatagtttatagtttatagtttatagtttatagtATATAGTTTATAGTTTGTAGTTGAagatcgccctctgctggattaAATGTAGCACCACTTCACCTGTTGTACAGTATTTCAAAGTCCTATTTTACTTTCTTCTGGCTGCCTCTGTGAACTAGTAATGCTGATATTTTCTCCTCAAAAAGAAGGCTGTATACTCCTTTTGTCTTTAAAACTGGACTTTATTCATTCATTAGAGGAAACAGGTGAGTATATAGAGCTATAGTATATAGCGATATAGCTGATGTTTACAAAATTAAAGTAGTGACTGGTTTGAAATACTTAATGTTTAAAGATatgttaaaataatttgaatctCATGAAAGATAAATGATGGTGTCTGAGCTGTTGGGCTGTAACGAAATAGTTCATATTTACTTAGTTACTgtacttaaataaatatttcatgtatCTCCACTTTACTTGTAGTAGATTTATTTTTTGGGTATTCTTTACTTTTACTCCATGACATATATCAAGAAATATCTTTACGTTCAACTCCTCTAAATCTTTGCTCAGGATTGTGATTTCAGTAGCATCATCTGTAGTATAAATTATTAATATGACAACTGTGTTGTTCTTGTATTAAACAAAATATGCACAGTTATTGATAGAGTAGTTGCATTCAGGAATAGACTCCACTTGGCAAATACTTATGGGGTGGTAATGGGGTAACATTACTTGCTTTTCTTGAGGTGAAAATTGAATGTGATACTTTTACTCTAggacatttttgtgtatttgtttgtacttTGGTAATTTTTTATTACTTCCTCCAACACTGTGTGTTTCCTTTCACCTCAAAGTCTGGTGCACACAAATTAATATAGCGCACACCTActgtataaataataatacacacTCAATATCTACTGTGTCAGGTATAGTTTTGTGGTGATTTGATCAACCCAATATAAACCAAAGTAACATAGGTTAAAGATGTTTGACATAGATTTCTTGCAGAAGACAGTGTCATCTCAGGTTACTAATGATCAAAATATTTGTGTGACTAATAGGTCTACGTCACAGCAGAGATTGAGTGTTACTAACAACATTAACAATGGCTCCCTGCAGTAAATCATGATAGACTGACAAGAGGTTCCGGCTTGAATTATCTGATTAGAAGTGCAGCCTCCCCATGAAGGAAACTATGGCAGAGCTTGGTGGGATGGGATAACTCCCAGgacacctccacctccatctaGTCACATGGGGTCTAACCTGCAGATAAACGCCTGTGTTGGTGGGCCGAGGCACtcttattattactttattgtCATATTATAATACTatacaatatatttaatttgtgtagCACTTCGTAAGCGTATGCATAAAGTCTTTCCAAAAGGAAACTGTGTAAAAATAAGAAGACGaaaaatatgataataataatgatacattttatttcagtgcTTTTAACAATGATCATAGAGGATGGGATCACCTAAAACAAAAAGCTTAAAAAGTGAACTTAAAACTTAATTAATACTCTATATTAACTGCACATCATAATCAACATTTGAAATATAAGATAGACGtcataatagaaaaaaaaatcaaaacactACACATGGTCCATAgcaatacatgtatgtacacgtGTAATATCTTAATAATTAGAATGAAATAAGAGATAATTATAAGAGATATTCTCAACATTGGATCTCTACAGAATTGTGTGAAAGCTCATATAATGACAGACTGATAGTAGATCAATACACAGTGAGATTAGATATAGAGTGAATAGAGTTTCTCTCTGAACTGATCTTCAAGGATTTTTCTTCCCGAGCCTCCATTCGAAAAACTTCGGCGACCAATCAGCGTGCAGCACCGCAGCAGAGGCTCCTCCCCCCGCCGCCTGCTCCCGCATGTAACGTGATCGCCTCCATCAGTCGCTCCGTGGTATCGTCTCACTCGCACCGGGAGACGCAGCACACTGAGTCCGGCAACGTGGAGCCTCCACCGGAGCTTGGAAGTGACACTAGCGGGACTATGTCATCAGAAGCCCGAGGGACCAGGGTTGATGTGAGCCGCGGTTCGTTCATGGTCCTTCCCGCTGGATTCATCGGTTCCAGGCTTGTTCCAGTCAGCGGGGCTGCGTGAAGCTGTGGCTGCATGGCATGTTACAGACGGTCGTGGCTGTGTTTTCACTAATGTCGTTAATTTGtgtgaccaccatgttgctgctccGCACCTGTGCTGCTCCACCTGAGGTCGGACCCTAGCCCGTTCACCCCTCTCCTCCATTCCATTCCACGGACGGTGGTCAGCGGTGCGCCCCCGCTCCGCCTGCCGGCACCTCGACGAGGATGGCCGGCCGCCGCAGCTGCGTGAACTCGCTCTGGTCGGGCACCGAGCGCGTCCGCATTGGCGAGCGCCTGAAAGCGACACTTGCCggggtgctggagctggagctgctcagGTGCAAACACCTGGAGATGGTGGAAGTCGCTCTGGAGGACCGAGCCCCCGCCGAAGCTGCCGCCAACGTCGAGGAGCGGCGGCCAGAGGTGGAGGATGGAACCCCGGAGTGCGCCGCCTCGGACGCCGAACACGGCTCTGCCACATCCCGCCGGCAACAGGTCAGTCAGTCCGTGCATCTGTCAGCTCGTAGCCCGGTTCTCCAGGCTACATGACGAGATGGTTAAATATTGAAGCCAGGGTGCCGGTGATCTGCCAACAAGCCGGTCCCTCTGCGGCTCGGTAGACAGATTTTATCGCTGCCTGTTGGCGCATGGCTGTGCCCAGAGCTGAATACCCAATGGGTTGAGATGGTGCCAGGGACCATCCGAGCATGCAGCCCGGTCATTACACACAGCGGCAGCGTGTGACCGTCACATGGAGCAAATGTCATTGAGGTCAGGGAACCAGGACCAGCTCCAGGCTGCCTGGCACGGCGCCCTGCCTCAAGGTTACACAGGAGGATGGGATGGGACACAGTCTGCGTTGTAATCAAGTGTCGATACTAATTCAACCACCCAGCAACCAGACACTGCTGCATTGTTTGGCTCTGGCCAGTAAGCTGCTCATCAGCTCGAAAGGTCACTTTGGCACCCGGTttgaattcaaaatgtgaaGCCGGGCTCTCGTTGCCCGAGCTAAAAGTGCAGTTTTGATCTCTTTGCTGTAAAAATCCTGGATGCTCGAGTGTGAGAGTGACCTTTAGCTAGCTGTTTGATCCCAGGCTCACCAGTAAAAAGAAACCCATTTCCCAGCCTTGTCCTGAAATGGATATGCAGGTCTCTTTGTGACGAGAATGTGGGGAATGTGAGTGGTAATACAGGACAGGATGTGAGCAGGTCCCATCCCGAGGCCTGGAGACAGAGACTGCAGTCGCTCCTCTCCATTATTACTGAACGTGAACTAAAGATGAACCTGGAAAGTCACCAAGATGCAAACTTAGAAAAGACAGTATAGGACTGAATAGAGAAACTAGAATGGCGCTCAGTAGGGCACATGCCTCTGCCAAGAACCAACAGTCCCccaatgaaacatttaaattcactagatccagatcgGTCAcatttggatctgcagcaaatttcagacactcataaatatcagccccCTAAGTAAGATTCTGTCCatcaattattctctgggaaattggtgaaaatgtccaaaCGTCCTGTCTCCAGAAGATTCTTAAGCCCTGGTCCAGATCCAAAACATGGtggattcttccctgacccccaccacatccttccatcaagttttgtGGAAGTACGTTCAGTAGTTAAAAGCATAATCCTgtttacagacaaacaaatgtcaACTGAAGTAAAAATGGTGAAATCACCGGAAATAGTGTGGCGTCATATCTGTGCAGGAcataacttgtttttttcctgtaaaGTTAAAATTCGAGGTGATGCACCAAGACTCTGTCTGTGGGTCGCTCCCAGATGATACACACCATTGGCATGACAGCTTTGGTTTGTTCTGAGTTTCTCACGGCATGGATGAATCATCGAGTTTTTTCCTTTCCAGATTCAACAGCaatgtttgtttcttgttgtgGGAACTGTCGGGTTCCTCTATAAAATTGAAGGGTTTCGACCTTAC encodes the following:
- the map1lc3cl gene encoding microtubule-associated proteins 1A/1B light chain 3C, producing MAPFEKSMEMMPFKQRRCLETRKDEVSSIRSKFPNKLPVIVERYIREKSLPLLDKTKFLVPFELTLGQFLCLLRNKIDLESTQALFLLVAERSMSSMSSSMGDVYSRHSDTDGFLYITYASQEVFGAAQPAASQHC